AATCAACAAATATTGTTTCAACTGATAAAAGtattatttagaaattaaaCAATCAGCACCTTGGTATCATTACTGTGAAcgttatttcaatatttgtaataaaaaaaattaattagataaatattattttatttcattaaaaaaatggaGAATTTCATAATATTGCAGATTGTGATTTAGTTTATCAGCAAAAATAAGAGCCCGAGAGAATTTTGATTACATGTTTGTGCCCATGTGAAATTTTTTAAACATACTGAAAGTTTGTTGAACCTTTATGACACATACAATGAAAAGTGAACccaacctatatatatatatatatatatatatatatatatatatagttttggtagtactggaactctttcttggttgtaactcggagtttcacgcattgcacGTTCATCTGATGATCGCACGTTCATCTGATACTCAcctcatacatatatatatatataacacagtaaCGGTTGATTACACCATGGTTACCAGATATACTTATGATAGAGTAAACAAATCTTTCTGCACCTATTCATTTATGTTTCAGAAGTATTGCATTACTTGCTTTGTTGTCACATATTTTGTTTCTTGTGTTTTGCTGGGTGTATTTATGTTGtggtttattatattataatgtactacaGTTACTGTTTTCCTTTTCTGTGTTGTGCTGTAGTGCTTTGCATAATGTTATGCTATGGTGACTTGAACAGCTGTAGTGCATACTGTTGTGCAGTGTTTTTCTTTACcatgttataatttttttttgtctcgtgttatgttatgttgtgttgtgttgtgttgtgttgtgttgtgttgtgttgtgttgtgctttGTTATgctattgttttgaaatttgcatGTTGTGCTGTTGTGATGTTTTGCTACATGCTTATTTTCTGAGCTGTTGTATCTTTCTATGCTGTGctgcattacatgtatattttcttcTGATTTGTTCTAAAATGTGCTATACATTACTTTTATAAATTATAGACACTATGTCGATACAGGAATAAATGGAATATAGATCTTAAGTTCAGGCCTTTCTTTCTTGGAGCAGTAATGCATGCATCAGGTAAGAATACATATGACCACTTAGGACACCcatgaataattaaatattattcaccaatattttttttcattaagccagaaaatatgagtgacataaggggtctttgtcacgcTGTGTCAACAGACCTCAGGTATTTTCTGGCTTATATaataaagaaaaatactggAGACTAACATGATTATAGCAGCGCCAGTAATGTCAAAGGAAATCGGAGAAagtaatattaattttgaacatttgaaattgtatttcaaacacagtagaaccagtgacgtatACACAAGTTGTTGGGACATAGAACGACCCGagcatatattccatattttgtgttcactaggactaccaaagaaaaaaataattattttcagCCCTACATGTGCATAGCCACCAAATAGTtcagttgaaatgttgatatgtGGCATTATGGGAACACTTGATCATGCAAGATCTAGTTGCCtcatgacatttattttttcatttgatacCAAAGAAATTTAAGAAGATATATTTCCAAAACTTGACGTCTGAAAAACGCTGTAGCAAGGATATGTTTCCTATCTGTGACTGTTACTCCTTCATGTACATTCTAGACAATACTCCACCTGGTATGAATCCTTCTAAAGGAAAATATGCCCATAAAGATTTGGAGAGACTGAGAGATTATTATAAAGTTCCTCTTGCACCTTTAGCTAATCCAGTGGAAACTATGTTTACCAAAGGTAAGTAAAGTCAAattcagttcttttgtttacagTAATAGTTTCTAGATGGACAAAACTGTCTGTACACGTACATCCAAACAGTAACATGAATGCAAAGAGCTTCTTTCATTCCATAGTTCTTTTCATATACaacaataatctttatttatcctgctttaagtatataaacacttatctcgATCCCAAGAAGTACaatgagggccatccctcatggattcagtgttaatgcaggaggaaacgagagtacctgtgttgttcggtagagtcaaactgaatgacacccttcttacttacagcatggtaaatttaatgaaACCCCTGAATGGGTTCCAACCCTGACCCCAGTGGTAAgtggcaagtggtttaaccactcagccactaACAACCATTATACCTAGTATTGCATCCAATAGAGTGTGCATATCAAATAATTGTCCATACATGTATCAAGCTCTGGCACATGCACACTTGCCAACATCCATTCTTTCAGTGGTCtagctttcatttttttctcactACTTGTGTATTATTGCACATAGTATTACAATTCTTTTGTCAATTTATATGGTATCATGATTCAAATTATGTGTGCATGCCATTTTAAATGCTGGGTAGGATATGATAAAACATTTAAGTCTCATGTATCAATACTACAGCTGACTGGCCCTAGGCTCTTAAAGTCAGGCCCTTCTACCATACaataaaacccatatccaggccATAAAGATTACTGTTAGTTCATTTTGATATATTgtattcttttagtttgagtttGTATAAAACCTtgtgattattttgtattttaagtgACTCTGATCACTGCCTCTGTAGATTTTAGCCGCTATAGAATtttttactattattattattattgttgttattattatttattattattattacattgtttgGCCACTTTCCTTTTCCAACTTAACAGGTTCTCTGCCAGCACAGAGACTGTTGACAGCCGTATCGCTCAATGAAAATGAAGAAGCTGTGGAGAAGGTATCTCGTCAACTGTGGCTCACTGTTTGGTCAAAGGTGACGATAAAGTAACATTCTTTGGTGTTATATAACTTATAATTGAAAAATGCCCCAGAGATttcaattctctctctctctctctctctctctctctctctctctctctctctctctctctctctctctctctctctctctctctctctctctctctctctctctctctctctctctctctctctctctctctctctctctctctctctctctctctctctctctctctctctctctctctctctctctctctctctctctccagatgtatatatatgtgtgtatatatatatatttcttttatctatatatatatctcttgTATCTATCTGTGAAATGTATGGTGTTGACCACGACATTATTTTCCACCCAAAGAAGtcgaaatgtatttattttatgcctcgtaaatgtttaattagagtTGAATGTTTACCTTCAGTCCGTGTTGGAGATAAACCACTTAGTATTGTTCATGAACATTCTTACTTGGGTTATACTTTGACAGACTCTATGCATGATGATAGTGCAATCAAGCgccaaatgaaatgtttttacaGCCAAGCCAACATGTTACTCCGTAAATTTCCACACTGTACAATTGAGGTTAAGGCTACATTATTTAGAACTTTTTGTTCGAATATGTACTGCTCACAGCTGTGGTCATTGTACAACAAGAAATGCATTAACAACCTTAGAGTTGGTTACAACAATGTGTTTCGCATTCTGATGGGCTACTCACGTGACTGCAGTGCCAGTTGTATGTTTGTGCAGCACACAGTCCCCACTTTTGCGGCTCTAAGACGTAAATTGATGTACAACTTTTTTAAACGTATCGAAAACAGTCAAAATAGTTTAATTGCAGCAGTGCTAAATTCCGATACAATCCTCTATTCGGGGATTCATAAACTGTAtagagatttgttgtatttttaaatgctttttttttgtccatgtgtgtatttgtcagattgtctttttaaagtcttacttgttttaaattgccgtttttatgtatagtttttatctatgggatgtttTTGAGCGTGTTTGCGTTCTTTTCTTtcccgaaataaagtttaataataataataataataataatatatatatatatatatatatatatatatatatatatagatatagataaaagaaagagttccagtactaccaaaactatatatatatatatatatatataactcggtgagtatcaatctgctaaaacaatgctctataccgcagtggcagagcataatagttttaaaactatatatatatatatatatatatatatatatatatatatatatatatatatatatatatatatatatatatatatatatatatatatatattctctctctctctctctctctctctctctctctctctctctctctctctctctctctctctctctctctctctccagatgtatatatatgtgtgtatatatatatatttcttttatctatatatatatctcttgTATCTATCTGTGAAATGTATGGTGTTGACCACGACATTATTTACAAGATTCCAAGAATTAGATAGTTGTAAGTAATTCATTACTTGAACACATAATAATACCTGATATATTACTTGATTTCTCTATTTTCTATTGTCTTTCAGGACCAGGACATATATGAGCCAGAGAATTTAGTAAAGGTATTATAATGTCATGATTTCTCAATACCCTTTATGTGCATGAACCTTTCTAATGTACCACACATGTAGTTAGTGAGTCGgccaacatttttaaaatttacagaaaccTAAAATTGTCAGATGcatcaaatatataaatatattcatcaGACCACTGAAGGATACTGACTACCATCCGTTTACAGACATATTATTCTGCCAGTCCAGAGAGATATCAATGCTGAATAACTAAATCATTGTTTGGTCAAGTTCCTAGACAGATCAAAATGTTACCTCTCAAAAGTAACTATTTCGTAGCGTGGTATAGCATATTACTAGTATGCACTTATTGCCTCGCTATGAGGGCCCTAGTACACTCTTACTATGAAGACCCTCATGTAGAACTATTTCCCGAAAAGTCAAGGGCTAATGCCATCTACCAGTGCCAACTAGGTAATAGGTGTttcataacacatcacattctcagacATATGTTCTTTCTGTTGTCAAAGCTAATCCGTGATAAGACTtccagactacatgtacattaatattgccctagggaaaacGACATGTGAGTAGTtcccctatatgcaaattaaggtcactatgggtcagtAGTCCATAACATGTtatacgatctaagccaatcgcAGAAGgctatcaatctgattaaaatctgatgtggtgaaagcggctagatggtTTATTCGTTCTGAGTGATTGTGGGAAGGGGGCAATCacttggaacaaaacaaacgacacagaATGATGGAAAAAGAGGTAAATAAaccatctagccactttcaccacatcagatatTAATCAGATTGAGAAGGCTATATGAAAATCATTTTTTATAATACAGTATGTCATTCTAGTTCAAATTTCTGGTCATATCTTTCAATGTTTTTCTACTTCAAGGTTGCCCAGAACGCTGGATTTTCTGAAGAGAGGGCTAAAGACTTGGTCAGCAAGATACAAGACAAAAACGTCAAAGATAAGCtgaaagaaataacaaatacaGCTATTGGATATGGTGTAAGTGgtcatttaaataaaataattacatgtcATTTCATGCACAAATTTATCTCAAATGTAATTATCACAAAGAAAAACTTTTAAATAATTATTCACTTATTCCTCAGACAATTCCAGAATTGATTCTTTCACCATTATCCATCTAACaatagacagtttcaaatctGCCCGCACCAACATTAATACCACTGATCTCATACATTGTGTTCACCTAAATACTCAGTGGTGAATTGAAAAGGACGCCACCAGTGTTACACATGTGTGATGATAACCTTTGTTGGATGTTTACACTGTATGGAAGTAGAAGTAATCTGTGTACAATTTGATAGGATCATTATATTGGTACCATTTTCTGAAATTGATAGACATgagttgttaaaataatgtgatCATAATCACTGGAACAAATACTTCAAGAGAGGGTTGCAATTTTGGAAGAAGACTTTGGTGGAAAGGACTATTTCAGAAAAGATTACACGAACAGAAGAcgtaatgtgtatatttattatagTCATTGCTATAAAAGGTGAATACTAGCTAATCACatgttttgataatttactTTTTAGGCATTTGGAGCCCCAACTATGATTGTACATCTTGATGGCAAGAAGCACATGTTCTTTGGATCTGATAGATTTCACATCATAGCAGATATGATAGGtatgaaatgattttaaaaatggtaaaaaaatgaagaaaaatggtAGCCAGTTTGGTTATTATGTGAGCAATGAACTATTCTAGTTGACTGCACTGTTGCAGTTTCCGAACCAGTAAATTGTTACATGTGTACCAGTTATTCTATACATCAATAATttggtatttacactgcagtgcagtaTTGAAAATTTACTGTATACCTGTATGTAAATAATTGCACAGGTGTTCCATGATGTTCATGAAATCTTgttaaataaattaacaaaatttacTTTTCGTCATGATAACACATGATGGCGTTAATGTATCCAAATGAGGCAGAGCTGTTGctttttgaaattgtaatatatttgtttcaCCACTCTAAGCATGATAATTAGGTTGAAGCCCAAATCAACTCTCAAGACTGGAATCCAGACTACAGTTTTACTGTTACCATACATCACTTTTAAATTGATGCTGTAGTTCCATATATTAAGTATAATTGTTTTTCTCATAACTGATCGAagcatttcttttcattttttttccaggGGAAAAGTATGAAGGGCCACTATTAGAATACTCTAAACTGTAAAGATGGTCCATTGacagtctgtaagatatgacattcgtGCCACATGCTattctgtaagatacgacattcttGCCACATGCTATAAGCCAACACTCCttatagggctgaacaacacgatgtatcttatAGTATATATAGTCCACTGACTGatgaaattatgatttgatTCGGTGTTaaataaaaattgaattattgattCAAAGCTATGCATTATGTATGGCACTTGCAGCTGATTTTTCTAATGCAGATTAATTTGTTGGAAAACCCTTATCTTTAATATGCACAACAATGCACAAGAAGTTGAAGCAATCAACTCAAGACAATGAGGTGTTGACTATTGTATTATgattgatatcaatattttttgGATGATGTTGATATTTGTAGAGAAATTCTCTCACAgaataccaaatattttttgttgttagTGTCCATCTACAACACTTCGGGATACTGTTGATATTTGCAGAGAATTCTCCCATAAAACtccaaatttcttttgtttatagcatccatctACAATACTTAATGGGATACAGTCTGTAATTTTACTGGTTTTGGgtgatttcttttatttcttaCTGAAATATCCTCATATTAATCCAGTTACTTCAACATAGTACACCTTGCCTAATTCTGATAGAGCTCTCACCACAGCATTAAATACACCATAGttataaaataacacattttggATACCAACAGTTATAAAAAAACGCCAGAGTTTTGGTAACAGAGTCTCTTTGTTTGgatttaaagctgcactatcTGAAATTGGACCATTTTTTGAATCTGTGTACATTTTGCGGACTGTACTGATTTTAGCTGAAAAAGGATCCTAGTTACGGACTatcataatttgaataatagTAACCGGGGTACACTCAGTTTTATTATTATagggttataacacacaagcatttcaaaaacaaattagCACTGAGCTTCAAAAGTCCAATGCTAAAAACAACAAGTTGAACTGCTTATGCATTATAACCagtgtaaatcatttgatctaccgaTCTGATGAACATTTGTGGTCACTCAGGTTTACATTTATGTTTTATCAATAAAAGGCAGTTCATATCTAAGTAATCCAGACTTTAGATACTTTATGCAGGGTACAAAGGGACCATAGATTGCATATGTTGTGTAAATATCTATAATCAGATATAGTTAGATTTTGACTGTTTGAGTTGATCCAGTATATTGAATCTGCCTGCAGGGTATAATTGCTGTCTTCTTAGCCTTGTTGGTTAGTCTTGATTTATTTTTGAGATCTGATTTAATAAAATGATGGgaaaatttatttaatttgtgtTTCACTATTCTTCTTGTACAGTCTGTTATTCAAATTGTGATGTACAGGTCTGTCTAGTTTCACTTTTCATTATTCTTCACCTCTCCTTACAGTATCATTGAAAAGAAACATTCATAGCTTCATACAATGGAAGCTAATATTGCTATAACAGCCAACTGAAACATTTTCCATGCTTGccataatcatttatagcatccatatcaagtataaaaatAACACTGGTTTAATTATAAgactagcatgtggcctttttCCAATTGTAGTCAATTTATAAAGAACGTCAGCTAACAAACCGGAAACTAATTACAGTATAATGACAGTTCCACAACTGTGAGACAAATAGGGGGTTCTCACTTAGCCAGTTGAGTCCATGCTGAGTTGACTCTAGTCTTACCtaacattgaaaacaaaaatatgaacagATAATTTCGAATCTGAGTTGGGTTAAATATACGTTAGGTACAatggagaggggggggggggtagagtCGACTTATCTTTTGTGTGGGACACAATTCCATTTGATTATGCAGGTGTAATTAGTTTCCTAAATAAGGAAGGTTCCAGGGTTAAAGTTCAGGGTTGCTGCTAATGAAGGCTATAATGCTCATATTGGATGACTTTGGTATGTGATCTGTGTCAGATACAAAAATTCAATGTGAATGGAGTCAAAGACATCTTGTGACATTTATGTCTACTCTCCTGTCATTTGTGCTTTGTAGTgatatgataacattgtttacagattgaaTTAATTAAAGCAAATATAATGATATACCTTGATGTGGCTGCTATAAACATGTGTTGTGTTTTCCCAACTCACAGAAAGGCAGCTTTAGTGTGACCAGACTGCAcgttttatatttttatttttgtactcCAGTCACTATATTAATGtagtgatatgatatgaaattgCATAAACTCGGACACTAATTGATACTATTAGATTCACTGTACAGTTTGGCAAAGCCTTTCGACCTGAACAGGCAAAATGTTACTAgtaagtaataagaacccttggttgtgGTACAAGAACGTATTATTACTGTGACCTATTAACAACTATGTAcatggaaaacaaaataaaacccAGAGAAATGAAAATCCTCATGTTATAACTATAAATGCGCCAATCTTGAAAATATATCTTTCTTCCAAGCTGTCCAACCCAATATAGTGAGGCAAGTATCTACAGCCTTCTTTTCAAAAGATTGGGGGGGAGGGgtcgtttttttttctttctttgtacTAAGACTGAAAACGGGCATTACGATCACGCCATCTTCCCCTCACGATAGTTTGCATCTGGCGCCCACCCCACTTTCGCCGACCTCCATATTTTGAATGGAACAGCCCAGAGTGACCTAGGAGAGGTGAAATGAGGACACCGATACAAACATGGCGGCCGTGAGAGCACCAGCAAAGAAAACCGTGGAGTTGTTTTACGATGTTATTTCACCCTACTCGTGGATTGGTTTTGAGGTATGCATTCATATTAAATCTAAAACCCCATCGCAGAGTAAGAGTTACCTCtaacatgattttaaaaacataGCAGGCGTTGTGACGCTCACGCTTGCAGACTGAGTAAGTCGGGCTTAATTTCGTCCCTTGCTCTCCACACGTCCCTAGGCCCTTCCCACCTCCATGCTCTCCACAAGTGGTACAGTGTGAGAATCGAGTGCTCACTTACTCCGTCTGCCGATAGGACGAGCTCACAAACTACTTTCCAAAACTTagttgtattacatgtatgtaggttgGGTGCGTTATACCATGGAAGTGGGTTTACTTCCATGGTTATACGCACATCCCAGGAACCAAATCAAAACATTCCCAAATTATTTAACACGTTATATACACccaccggggggggggggggggctagagTACTCACCTGGGTAATGGCTACAAGTGTACCATGACGGATTCACATTACAAGAACAGACAATACAACAATTCTAAAAGGAGgggtcaaatgtctacattAATTCTGCCTAGgggtcaaatgtctacattAATTCTGCCTAGgggtcaaatgtctacattAATTCTGCCTAGgggtcaaatgtctacattAATTCTGCCTAGgggtcaaatgtctacattAATTCTGCCTAGgggtcaaatgtctacattAATTCTGCCTAGgggtcaaatgtctacattAATTCTGCCTAGgggtcaaatgtctacattAATTCTGCCTAGgggtcaaatgtctacattAATTCTGCCTAGgggtcaaatgtctacattAATTCTGCCTAGgggtcaaatgtctacattAATTCTGCCTAGGGGTCAAATGTCTACATATAATTCTGTCTAGgggtcaaatgtctacattAATTCTGCCTAGGGGTCAAATGTCTACATATAATTCTGTCTAGgggtcaaatgtctacattAATTCTGCCTAGGGGTCAAATGTCCACATTAAATCTGCATAGgggtcaaatgtctacattAATTCTGCATAGGGGTCAAATGTCCACATTAAATCTGCATAGGGGTCAAATGTCCACATTAAATCTGCATAGGGGTCAAATGTCCACATTAAATCTGCATAGgggtcaaatgtctacattAATTCTGCCTGAAAAGGAGTCAACATACATGTTAATTTTATTAATAATGGAAGAACATTACTACTATAACTAACGCCAAATGTTATCTAGAactattttgattatttttaatcaatgaacaaaagttaaattccaTTGCAAAATTTAGAAAGATAACAACTTCCAACATAAGTTTACATATACACCAATACACTTACAGGTGGTTGTAGTGTTGAAATTAGATTGAATAAAAGTGCTAATATCACACATGTTTGGAAGTAAACATTTTGACAGCAGAttttaatgatataatatactGTTAATGATTTGCCACATTTTTATTCTATCTCTCTCCTGTAGACACTATGTAGGTATCGCAGTAAATGGAATATTGATCTTAAACTCAGACCATTCTTCTATGCAGCAGTATTAAAGACTGCAGGTAGGACTGGATTTTGTCATCACTATGTAGACTGTATAAGGTATGTACTTAGCACAATGTCATTCCTGGTAAAGAAATCATATTCTTTCCAagatttgccatggtggcgctctacttcctgtctgtgtgtaccttgggggtatacatggtataggttactctgTTAATCATTGAGCACTGCTgttttcctcgatgtctgaataatatgaaaaacatccctgatttacacttctacagaataccacaggacaaagctcttaataaacagtactatgaggtgatgatacccccaatttgagcaagggtgctgtattttcaatttcctgtttgtagtctggaatggcctatattatcaattttttttaagaaGTTAAAACAAAGCCTTATCACTACAGAGTTCATTTTATTAACCTTTATTAACAGCCAGGTCTCAATCCCTGGTTTTCACATTTCTATAATCTTAAATCAGTGGCACCATAAGGATTAACATGACCAATCTCTTGATGTCTgaatcaactttttctatatctctgccaaacaactgttcATCTTGATTTTAATCCTAAACCGAACTGGGCATTCAATACTACATAAATGACAACAGGTAAATCTAACAAAAATATTTGCCAAAAAGGGACAGCTAGAATTACAACagtcattttgtaaaacattacaatagggaacttgcaaacaaGCCATgtttgaatgttgcatcatgggaaatgtgataataaatactaataaattagtattgttaacaatgttgatacattgtttgtaaccacaaataatcaattcatagttactctgaccattgtgggaggttaatttttatcagtagctcagattacaataaccacagatatcCCTTAGTCCTTTGCAtatgagcatgctcagtctggattgcaagttccccatTCTAATTATcatattaaaggggcacatgcTGTGTTTATATGTGTTTAGGCATAGTTTTTACAGCATACTtaaaaaggtactcacagtgtTGTACATACTTCAAGtacacttaaccaccacttgcaattgactgaactcaaacttggtattaagatatagctCTTAATaatctgatgacataatttattgtaCCTATCAAAAAAAATTCAGGAAATTCATACTATGCAATAAACttttctaacaatgccagaagacaatcatgATATTATAGAATACATGCATCAACATTTTCAATTATACTAAAATGTAGttttattgaagtattttcacttgagtaaat
The sequence above is drawn from the Glandiceps talaboti chromosome 21, keGlaTala1.1, whole genome shotgun sequence genome and encodes:
- the LOC144451121 gene encoding glutathione S-transferase kappa 1-like, translated to MAAPARKTIELFYDVVSPYSWIGFETLCRYRNKWNIDLKFRPFFLGAVMHASDNTPPGMNPSKGKYAHKDLERLRDYYKVPLAPLANPVETMFTKGSLPAQRLLTAVSLNENEEAVEKVSRQLWLTVWSKDQDIYEPENLVKVAQNAGFSEERAKDLVSKIQDKNVKDKLKEITNTAIGYGAFGAPTMIVHLDGKKHMFFGSDRFHIIADMIGEKYEGPLLEYSKL